In Crinalium epipsammum PCC 9333, the genomic window TGCTTTCTTGCGGCTACGCCAAGACCCAGTTTGTTTATTGCAAGACCTAAACCCACACCTACCGACGTACTAACTTAGCAGTTCTAAATTGTTACAATACTTAACAACGTCGCTTTCAAGCTTATGAATTCTAGCAAAGCCTCCCCAGCATCACTCAGGTTTGATGACGACTTGACCGTGATGGATAATTCGGTTGATTCACTAAATATGGAGTCGGTAGAAACAGTAGTAGTTGACTCATTCGCCCCAACATCGAATCAACTAAAATTAGCGCGGGTAATTGCCTCGAAAGACTCACCCGCAGGTATGCGTTACGACCCAATTGTGATTGACGAGTATTATCGGCAACAGCCATTGAAAGTCTGGGGGCGCTTGTTAAAGATTATCTTACCGTTTATGAGTTTTGGGCTAGGTTTGTGGTGGGATAAACAAACCAAGCGTCTTGCTCAAAATCAACCTCGTCGAGCCAGCCAGATTAGAGAAATATTAACTAAATTGGGACCTGCTTATATTAAAGTGGGGCAGGCACTTTCGACGCGCCCAGACTTAGTACCGCCTGCTTATTTAGAAGAATTAACTCATCTACAAGACCAGTTACCGCCATTTCCTAATGAGATAGCTTACCAATATATTGAAGAAGAATTAGGCGATCGCCCAGAGGAAATTTACGCCGAATTGACTCCGCAACCAGTAGCCGCAGCATCTTTGGGGCAAGTATATAAAGGTAAATTAAAGACAGGGGAAACAGTAGCGGTAAAAGTACAGCGTCCAGGTTTAGCACAAGCGATCGCACTAGACGTTTACATCTTACGAAACCTTGCTGGTTGGGCTCAAAAGAATATCAAGCAAGTACGCAGTGACTTAGTGGCAATTATGGATGAATTTGCCACCCGCATCTTTGAAGAAATGGATTATGTCAACGAAGGACATAACGCCGAGCGGTTTGCTAAACTGTATGGTCACATTCCTGAGATTTATATTCCCCACATCTATTGGGAATATACAGGCACTCGCGTCTTAACAATGGAGTGGATCAACGGTACTAAATTAACCAACATCCCATCACTTCAAGAACAAGGAATAGACGCAGCCCATTTAGTTGAAGTCGGCGTACAGTGTTCTTTACGACAACTATTAGAACATGGTTTTTTCCATGCCGATCCTCACCCTGGTAACTTATTAGCTACTACTGATGGTAAGTTAGCTTATCTCGACTTTGGCATGATGAGTCAAGTCAAGCCTTATCAACGCTATGGTTTATTAGAAGCAGTTGTTCACTTAGTAAACCGTGACTTTGAAGGATTGGCGCGTGATTATGTCAAACTGGAATTTTTAACACCAGACACAGATTTAACGCCGATTATTCCCGCATTTGCTGATGTCTTCGGTAACGCTTTAGGAGCAAGTGTTGCTGAACTTAACTTCAAAAGTATTACCGATCAATTATCAGCTTTAATGTATGAATATCCTTTCCGAGTACCAGCGTATTACGCCTTAATTATTCGCTCTCTGGTTACTCTAGAAGGAATTGCGATCAATATTGATCCTAACTTCAAAGTTTTAAGTAAAGCTTATCCTTATGTTGCCCGACGTTTATTAACAGATCCCTCTCCAGACTTACGAGCATCTCTGCAAGATCTCTTATTTAAAAATGGCAGTTTCCGGTGGAATAGATTAGAAAACTTGTTGAAAAATGCTAGTAATAGTGATGGCTTTGACATCAACCAAGTTTTAAATCAAACCCTGGAATTTTTGCTTTCTGAAAGGGGTGCTTTTATCCGGTATCAATTAGCTGATGAAATCATCAAATCTGTAGATACTTTTGGACAAAGTACTCTTCACAACTTAACTTATTATTTCCAGAAGGGCGTGGGGTTATCAACTAACCAAAAGCCTTTAGCAACAGAAAAATCTCAGACGTTAATACATATAAAACAAATTTGGCAAATTTTGCAAGAAACTCCTGGTTTTGATGCTTTGGCATTCTTACCAAAAATTCCGCAGTTGTTGTTAAAACCAGAAACGCAAAATTTGGGTAAACAAATTGCTGGTGGTTTAGCGCAGCGAGTAGCAGCGCGGTTAATTCGGGAACTATTATTACAAGAAACTCCCCAAGAGGCGACACAAAATGGTCACAAGCCATCATCGGCGCGTCGTTTAGCTTTGTCGCCTGTGAATCGTTAATTTTCTAGCGGATTTAATGTTTAAGGAATAAAAAAGCCCAATTGTATGGGCTTTTTATTCTTTCAATTATTTTAAAAATTTAACTGTGTACGCATACTACCAACAAATACCGTAGGATTATCATCAAAGTTGTTAATGTTGCCAATCACATACAAGCTTGGAACTAAGGCTATATTACGAGCCAAAGGATAAAAGTAATTTGCTTCAATTTCATACTGAGTACCTCCATTCCCAGCACCAGAAGCTAAAAACTGACGACCTGACTTAACATCAAATGGTATGACAAAGGAGAGCGTACCTAATGCCCCTTGCTTACCCAAATCTGGAAAAGCTAGTCCAGCTTGAATATTTTGGGCATTGATATCTCCACTAAGTCTTCCAGGTTTTACTGGATCTATTTCGGTAGTTGAATAGTAATAACGCCCGAATATTCCAAAGCGCCTATTAATTAACCAATCGAAATTAACCCCAAAGGTATCAGCCGTAGCATCATTAACAGCTTCACCAAATCCATCATCAGCTATACCAATTATCGGCTTACTAGCAATTAAACCAAATATTGGATTGAGATGAGAACGTTGGTAAAGTAAGCGAATATTAGCAGTTTGGGTAGGTTTAAAGGTCAATTCAGCAGTAATTGTATGAGTACCATTAAATAAACCCTTGCTTGGGTCAGCCGCTGGACGAGGACCAGGTAAAAATTCAAGGCTCTCTGCTAAATATCCAGCATGAAGTTCCAATTGCTTATTGATGTTCCACTCAACTACCGCCCCAGCGCCACGTATAGTTGAGCTTACAAAAGTACTAGCGGGAGAATTAAAACTAGATGTCCCATTAATAGGTATTGTAAAACGGTTGAAGTCAAAGTGATAAACCGAGTTAACCCTTGGTCCAACTGTTAGTCGTACAGATTCATTAACTGGGAAAGTATAGAATAATTCACGAATAACCACATCAGTCTGACCAGTGTTTGGACCAGAAGTTTGCTCAAAAAAAGGACTGCCTACTGAGTTAAATAAGCCTGCTGAAACAAACTGGTTTGCTGGAGAATTGCCATTACCCGCAGCTAGTGTAGTTACTAAAACATCTTTACCCGTAAATGATGTGTTAAGTGAAAGCCATAGTAAATTACTAAAGGTCGTGCTACCATTATCTATTTTTCTTACTATCGGCTTATTATTAGAATCACGAAGGATAAATGGTGGTAAAGCACTACTACCTTCTGCTTTTACCGAATCACCAACAGTAGCACCTGTAAGGGTAAAAACAGCTAAACCGTTGAGTTTAGTAGTTGTAGAAAATTGATTAGTTCCTAGTTCAGCAGTACGTGCCTCCAAACTACCTATACGAGTAGTCAAGGAACGTAGTTCAGTGGCAAAGTCGTCTTGTAACTTTTTGATGGTAGCTAAATCTTGTTGAGGAACTGAGTCAGGTTTAGCAACTCCAATTAATTGGGTAATTTTATTTAAACAACTGTTTAAACCAGAGGCAAATTCATAACGTGTTAATGCTTCATTACCACGAAATCTGCGATCGCCTGATACAGAAATACATTGGTAGCGTTCAATTAGCGATCGCAATGCTTGATATGCCCAGTCAGTAGGTTGCACATCAGATAATTCTGATACAGAATTTATTTGTTCAAGCCCATTGTTATTAGGCAAAACTTCGTCTTTACCCGCCTGAGCTTGATCTGTCAAACCATCGGCGGAATTTGAATTGATTAATGGCTTTTGATCAGACTTAACATTGTTGGCTGCTTGTACAAAAGATTGATTGGTATCTGAAAACGCTTCAATATTTTGTTCATCTTCTTTAGCGATCGCTACTTCTAAGAAAATAAATTGGAAAACCAAGATAGCCAAACTACTAAACCATGCGTGCCGACAAAATTTTTGCATTGCTTTAGAGGATAAAATAAATCCTTGTAAATCCTAATGACCCTTACTATTTACAGCTATAGAATTAACTCAAACACAAAAGATTTTGCTCAGTACAACTTTTAAATCAAACTACTTTTTACAGTAAAATTTATCTAAAGTTGGTTATAAGCATTTTCTTCTAATTTAATTGCACCCTAATCAATTTACTTTTTAGAGTCCCTTATGTATTTAATACTTCTCAAACAAAAGCTAATCAGGATAAGTTTTGCCCATTTATAAAATATGGACATAACGTTTTATTAAATATGATTAAATTAATTTACTTTTAAGCTTTGTTCACAAAGCAGTTATGCTATATGAATGAAGACTTAATAAACTACTTTAGAAGTAGCAATTCAATATTTTTTGAGCTTAGATATTGTGGTGAATTCTCAAATTAACTTATTTGAGCGTGAGAAGAGTGGAAGCGACATATTAATGAGATTTATAATGTCACTTCCAAAGCTTATGAAATAATTAACTATTGACTGTATCCAAGCGTGAAGATGCTAATCTATTCAACCAGCCTTCTAAGTAAACTTGGTTAGCTTGTTGTTGAGAGCTATTAGTTGTATTGATCGGATAAGGTGCGAGTCCCAAGATAGCAGCAGTAGTCACGCAAAACATTGACTTTTGGAAACTGATGCAAATTTGTACGCGCAAATCATCTTCTCCGCGAAGAGTAGCACTATAAAATTTGTGCAGGTAGTCCGGTAGATAGTGGCGCATATCCTGCATTAGCAAGGTGGGTGGAATTCCAGCACCACCGATGGGTAATGGATCGGCATATAATGCACCGTATTCAAATCTATTCAGTTCTGGAGAAATTTGTTGAGCTTGAGCGTTGTATGAAACTGTACCTGGGAATGGCGTACCTCTGAAGAAAACAGCTTCTACATAAGGGACGGCTGTATCTTTCAGGAAAGTTAAACCAGCAGACTCAGGAATGATTTCATATTCCTGATGGTTAATGTTTACCTTATAGGTAATTGGTGTGTTGGCGGCAGCAACTAAACCATCTAGAATATGCTGAACGACATCAGGGATAGAGGTAATTTCTTGGCGATCGTACTTATCTGATAAGGTAAGAAACATTTCGCTCATTACGTCCCAGAATTGACCCAGAGCGCTGTAATAAGCTTGTTGACGCACTTGTTCGGGTAAAAACTCTGGAAAAATGCTGCTTAATGCTCTGATGGGGAAGTTGTTTTTAATTTTAGCTTGGATGGCTGGTTGCGATCGCTCAAAAAACTCCTCTGAATCTAAGTAATCATCCAAACCACCGCCACCATGCCACATCATAGTTTTCATGCAGTATTCAGCATACTCAAAATTGATGCGGTCATGCCCCCAATGGTGTAATAACTTATCTAAAGTAACTTCGCCATTGAAGTACTTAAAAAAGGGAAAAAGTTCTAAAAATTGATGGTCAGCAATGTAGATGAGATTTTTGTAGTACGCATCCAGCACCACACCATAACTTTTCAGAATGCCGACAACTTCTAGCAAGTTATCTGGAGTATCAGGAAGTAGCGCCCCCCCAGAGATTAAGTGCTGAATATACTTAGACATTGGGTGAGTGGAAGATTTTAACCTAGTGCTTGTCATTGCAAAGAACACCTTAAGGGAGATTTTCAGAACTGCTAACTACACTCATTACGTGCGCTATCGCACTCGATTTTGCCATCATTGCCGTCATTGTTGGTTCACTCCAACGCAGTAACCAATTCGGCTGTAATCCAAAAGCCACGATCAGCACAGCTAAAATGATCGCAGGTATCCGGTCTGACCACTGTACAGGAGGCAAATTTTCGACTTGTGGAGAAAGCCGTCCAAAAAATGCCCGATTAACCAACAGTAAAAAGTAAACTGCGGTTAAACCTATACCAATCATAGATAGCAGCGTTTGAGTGGGAAAAATTGGGTAACTACCCCTAAAAATCAAGAATTCCGAAATAAAACCCACCATCCCAGGGATACCTGCACTAGCCATTACCCCTAAAACCATCAGACTACCAATCATGGGTAAGCCTCGTTCTGGATTGAGTAAACCCTCAAGCGCATCCAAATCGCGAGTCTTTGCCTTTTTGTAAACCACACCTACCAGCAAGAATAACATTGCTGAGATTAAGCCGTGACTAACCATTTGGAAGACTGCGCCAACAAGACTTAAGGGAGTTGCAGCAGCAGCAGCTAATAAAATATAGCCCATGTGACCAACAGAGCTATAAGCGACCATTTTTTTGATATCTTTTTGAGCGATCGCATTAAATGCGCCATACAATACACTCACTACCGCCCAACTAGCCAACCAAGGAGCTACAACTGCCCAAGCTTCAGGAAATAACCCTAATCCAAACCTGAGTAAACCATAAGTTCCCAACTTCAATAGCACACCAGCCAACAATACAGAAATTGGCGTTGAAGCTTCAACGTGAGCATCAGGTAGCCACGTATGGAAAGGAACTAAAGGAATTTTTATGCCAAATCCTATTAACAACCCTGAAAGCAGTAATAACTGCGTTGCCAAAGGTAGAGAGGTAGCATATAACTGTTCTAGTTCAAAAGTGCTAGAACCACTAATCAGAACTAACCCAAAGAAAGAAGCTAAAATCAAAATTCCAGAAATAGCTGTATAAATTAGGAACTTTGTTGCAGCATACCCACGACGTTGACCGCCCCAAATAGCAATTAATAGATACAGGGGAATCAGTTCTACTTCGTAAAACAGGAAAAACAGTAGCAAATCCTGCGCGACGAAAGCACCTGTGACACTGGCATTCAATACTAACAGTAAAGCGTAATAGAACCGAGGTCGGTTAATAGACTCCTCTGAACTATAGATGGCAATGCAGGTCAGCAAAGAATTTAATACTATCAACGGCAAAGATAAGCCATCAACACCGAGTTTGTAAGTTAATCCGAGAGATTCAATCCAAGGAATAAATTCAGAAAACTGAAACCCCGCATCTTCTGCTTTAAACTGAAAAGCAATTACTAACGACAAAACAAATAGACCGAGAGTAATAGCTAAAGATATTTGACGGATAACTTTCGATGGAATTGTTTGGGGCAAAACAACCAGAAGTACTGCCGCTAATAGTGGCAACCAAATCAAGGCACTGAGCATAATTTTTGTCCTTTGTCTGAAGAGTGTTTAAACGTTGCGTTCAGATTTCTGCCAACGTTCAAACTTTCCCAATGTTCCCCAATTAATTAGCTATAAAAGCCTATCCGAAAAATTTGTTTGAGGTGAATAAACATCTGTATTAATCTCGTGTTTATCTTTTGGAAAAAATCTCTTCCCAGAACTTCCCGGATAGGTTTTAATATCAAAAAGCAAATGGATCGAATCCTAAAGCTTGTAAAAATGGCCAGCTAAAGATTGCAGTTAGCAAACTAATTCCTAACAGAATAGTCACAATATAAAACTGCGACTGACCTGATCCGATGTATTTCAAACCTTGCCCACTAAAAATAGTAGCTAGACCGACTAAATTAACCGCTCCATCTACTACGTACTGATCTAGCCAAGAATTAAATTTGGACAGTTGCTGAACGACTAAAACGACGCTGACGCGGTAAAGTCGATCAATGTAAAAGTCATAAGCCAATAAGTCTTGCACAAATCTCAAACTTCTTTGCATAGGTCTTGACCAAGTTCTACGCAACTCAAGCACTGCACCCAAGACTGTACCAACTAAACCAGATAACATTAACAAGACAACGGCTGTTCGATTAATATAATTCCAGTCTGGTAACAGAGATAAACTCTGCATCATTAAAGGAACTAACAGCGTAGTAATAGTTAAAGTCACCATTGGCACAGCCATTGTCCAAGGAACTTCCGGCGCTCTTCTAGTTTTTGGCTGAGGTTTTCCTAAAAATGCCAAGCGAAAGACGCGGGTTAAATTAATTGCGGTCAAACAATTAAACAGCAATATAACTGCAACTATCCAAGATTGGCTAGTCCAAAAAGTATCAAGTCCTCTTTCTAAAGCCCAGAAACTACCTAGTGGAGTTAGCCCAATTAATCCTGCTGATCCAACTACAAAGGCGATAGTAGTTGCTGGCATTTTTGACCACAAACCACCCATTTCTGTGAGGTTTTGGTTGCTGGTGGTAGCAATTATGGAACCAACGCTCATAAATAGCAGAGCTTTGGCGAACGCATGAGTAAATAGTACTAACAAAGCAAAATCTGTCCATTGCATTCCTACTGCAATGAATACCAGCCCCAAGAAGGCGCTAGTGGAATGGGATAAAGCTCGCTTAATATCAATTTGTGCGATCGCAACTAACGAAGCACCAATAGCCGTCATAGTACCTATTACTACCAGCGTTGTCAAAGCTAAAGGTGAAATATTCAGAATTGGCTGAAGCTTAATTAGCACATAAGCACCACAGGACACAACCACAGAGTTACGCAGAATTGATGCTGGGTTTGGCCCCTCCATTGCCTCATCTAACCAAAGATGCAAAGGAAACTGAGCGCACTTCCCTATCGGCCCCGCAATCAAAGCTAACCCCAATAAATTAGCTGTCAGAGGTGGCAAATTCGCTGTTTCAGCCCACTCATACAAATCATTAAAATTCAAGCTACCTGCTAGACTGGCTAGTGCTACCACCCCCATCAGCAGCAACACATCTCCTACCCGTTTAGTTAAAAACGCATCTCGCGCTGCTGTCACTACTAACGGTTGAGCATACCAAAAACCAACGAATAAATAGGTAGAAAGGGTAAGTAGTTCTAGCAAACCATAAGTCAAAAACAAAGAATTACTTATTACCAACCCACTCATTGCCCCTTCAAAAAATCCCATCAGCCCAAAAAAGCGGGCTAATGCCCAGTCTTTCTCCATGTATCCCAAAGCAAAGATTTGCGCCAACAAACTTAAACCAGTGATCAATTCCATTGCCCCGACACTCACACCAGAGATGTCTACGGCAAACGATAGGTTTAAATCAGCTACTTGTAACCAATTAAACATCAACTCTTGAGAATCTTGGTTCCATATCGCTCTAAAGACAATTGAGCCATGAATCAACGCCAAGACCGTCATCAACACATTAAAATATGCTGCTGGTCGGGGGCCTGTACGACGGACGATGCCTGTAGACCAAGGTAGAGTCAAAACCGCACCAACTAAGCCATACAAAGGAACCCACCAACTTACATGGGTGAGAAATTCTGTCATTGCATAAAGCCCTTGTTATTTCACCATTAAATTTTTAGCAATTAGCTTTTAGTAATTAGCTTTTAACTGAAGCCTAAAATTGCCATCGGAGGCTTTAAATAAGCATACTAGGCATTTTTTCTTTCCATAACTGAAGTTATGGACAAGTCACCAATTTCTAACCGCTAATAGCTAACCGCTAATAGCTAATTAATTATTGTTGTTTAGCTTAACCTCTAAAGTGGTATAAATTAACATTGGGTAACTACAAAATTTATTAATCATCATCTCAACATCTCCCGATTGATTCTTGACTTTTTAGTATCTTTACCTAACAAAATTCAGTGAATAAAACATGATGTGAAGAACTTATGCAACTAAAAAATCCTGCTTATTGCTTTCTTTAGCTAATTTTAGCAATTTTCATCAGGTAATTGAATTTGCTTCAACGTCCAATCCATAATGTTTACAGCGCATTATTCATCAGGATATTTATACTTTATAAAAAAATTATAAAATATATAATCATTTTTGCAGAAACTCAAGCACATCTGTTCACCAGATTAGCCATTAATTCGGATTGTTAAGTTTTTTTAAATTTTCTCATTTAAAAATATCATAATAATTTATATTGTCAAGTAAGCCTCGGTTCTTTATGCTTAATTATGCAAGGTCAAGAAATACTTCTTGATCTCAAATAATGGGTATTCCCGTCCGAATTTTGCCCACAATCCAAGTTTGGACTAGGTAGTTCACTCATTTAGTAGGAGATAAATTAATGCCGATTGCAGTTGGAATGATTGAAACCAAAGGGTTTCCGGCGGTTGTAGAAGCTGCTGATGCTATGGTGAAAGCTGCCCGTGTTACGCTGGTAGGCTATGAAAAAATCGGCAGTGCGCGTGTGACTGTAATTGTCCGAGGCGATGTCTCCGAAGTGCAGGCATCGGTATCCGCAGGTGTAGACGCAGCTAAACGGGTGAATGGCGGTGAAGTTCTTTCTACCCACATTATCGCGCGTCCTCATGAAAACCTAGAATATGTACTGCCTATTCGTTATAGCGAAGAAGTAGAACAGTTCCGAATGTAGGTTTATATAAAGACTAAAATAATCAAGTCTTTAAACTTGGAACTTTCAAGTTTAAACTCTCCAGTTAAAACAATTTATTCAGCGAAGGAACAAAGGAATGGCAATTGCAGTTGGAATGATCGAAACTTTAGGTTTCCCCGCAGTAGTAGAAGCTGCTGATGCGATGGTAAAAGCTGCTCGTGTAACACTGGTAGGCTATGAGAAAATTGGCAGTGGTCGCGTTACCGTAATCGTTCGGGGAGACGTTTCCGAAGTCCAAGCTTCTGTATCAGCAGGAGTTGAATCTGTTAAGCGAGTTAATGGCGGACAAGTTCTGTCCACTCACATCATCGCGCGTCCTCACGAAAACCTAGAGTATGTACTGCCAATTCGTTACACCGAAGCTGTAGAACAGTTCCGTGAAAGCGTCAGTGGTATTCGTCCGTACAACAGACCATAAAACCCTAAAAGGAAAGCATGAAAGATGAAGCATGAAGCATGAAGAGTGGAACGCAGTTCATACTTCATACTTCACACTTCACCCATCAGCCAATACAAGATGAAAATTGCCAAAGTTCGTGGCACGGTTGTTAGTACACACAAAGAGTCTAGTCTCAGAGGCGTGAAGTTGCTGCTGTTGCAATTTATTGATGAAGAGGGACAGCTATTGCCGGAATATGAAGTAGCTGGCGATCAAGTAGGCGCGGGGTTAGATGAGTGGGTGCTAGTCAGTCGTGGTAGTGCTGCTCGTCAAATTGATGGTAGTGAAAAACGCCCCGTTGACGCGATGGTAGTAGCGATTATTGATACTGTAACACTGGATAATAATCTCTTGTATAGCAAGAAAGAACAGTATCGTTAATCAATGAACAATGAACAATTATTAATTATCAATTCCCTGACAACTTTTGTGCTTGGTTTGAAAGAACAAAATTTTTTTGATTTCATATAACGCATTGGTATTGGGCAAACAAGTTAAAAATTGATAATTGTTAATTGATAATTGTTAATTGATTATTTAGTGATGTTTTAATTAGTGAGGAATTGATTTATGGCTGCCCGCAGTTCTGCGGCTCCACCGACACCCTGGTCAAAAAGCTTGGCACAACCCAAAATTGATGCTTCAGCTTTTGTGCATTCTTTTTCCAACATAATAGGGGATGTCCGAGTTGGCTCTAATGTGATGATTGCCCCTGGAACCTCTATTCGGGCAGATGAAGGCAGTCCTTTCTATATTGGCGCAAGCACCAATATACAGGATGGAGTTGTAATTCATGGTCTCGAACAAGGCAGGGTACTGGGCGATGATGGTCAGGAATATTCTGTCTGGGTTGGCAAGAATGCTTCTCTGACCCACATGGCTTTAATTCATGGTCCCGCATACGTTGGAGATGATTGCTTTATTGGCTTTCGCTCTACTGTGTTTAATGCACGGGTTGGGAAAGGCTGCATTGTAATGATGCACGCACTAATTAAGGATGTGGAGATTCCCCCAGGGAAGTATGTAGCTTCTGGATCAATAATTACTAATCAAAAGCAAGCTGACCGTCTGCCAGACGTGCAGGCTCAAGATACAGAGTTTAGCCGCCATGTTGTAGGCATTAATGAGGCACTCAGGGCTGGTTATATCTGTGCTGAAGATGCTGCCTGTGTAACAGAAGTCCGCGATGAGCCGACTCAACCAAATAAATCAATTAGCCCTAACCCTAAAATTTCTGTTGATAACGATATGTCATTAAGCAACACCACCATTGATCAAGTTCGTAGTTTGTTGGCACAAGGTTGCCGTATTGGTTTAGAGTATGCCGATGACCGCCGCTTCCGTACAAATGCTTGGACAAGTGGTACATCAATCCAAACCCA contains:
- a CDS encoding NADH-quinone oxidoreductase subunit M — translated: MLSALIWLPLLAAVLLVVLPQTIPSKVIRQISLAITLGLFVLSLVIAFQFKAEDAGFQFSEFIPWIESLGLTYKLGVDGLSLPLIVLNSLLTCIAIYSSEESINRPRFYYALLLVLNASVTGAFVAQDLLLFFLFYEVELIPLYLLIAIWGGQRRGYAATKFLIYTAISGILILASFFGLVLISGSSTFELEQLYATSLPLATQLLLLSGLLIGFGIKIPLVPFHTWLPDAHVEASTPISVLLAGVLLKLGTYGLLRFGLGLFPEAWAVVAPWLASWAVVSVLYGAFNAIAQKDIKKMVAYSSVGHMGYILLAAAAATPLSLVGAVFQMVSHGLISAMLFLLVGVVYKKAKTRDLDALEGLLNPERGLPMIGSLMVLGVMASAGIPGMVGFISEFLIFRGSYPIFPTQTLLSMIGIGLTAVYFLLLVNRAFFGRLSPQVENLPPVQWSDRIPAIILAVLIVAFGLQPNWLLRWSEPTMTAMMAKSSAIAHVMSVVSSSENLP
- a CDS encoding CO2 hydration protein, translating into MTSTRLKSSTHPMSKYIQHLISGGALLPDTPDNLLEVVGILKSYGVVLDAYYKNLIYIADHQFLELFPFFKYFNGEVTLDKLLHHWGHDRINFEYAEYCMKTMMWHGGGGLDDYLDSEEFFERSQPAIQAKIKNNFPIRALSSIFPEFLPEQVRQQAYYSALGQFWDVMSEMFLTLSDKYDRQEITSIPDVVQHILDGLVAAANTPITYKVNINHQEYEIIPESAGLTFLKDTAVPYVEAVFFRGTPFPGTVSYNAQAQQISPELNRFEYGALYADPLPIGGAGIPPTLLMQDMRHYLPDYLHKFYSATLRGEDDLRVQICISFQKSMFCVTTAAILGLAPYPINTTNSSQQQANQVYLEGWLNRLASSRLDTVNS
- a CDS encoding EutN/CcmL family microcompartment protein, encoding MKIAKVRGTVVSTHKESSLRGVKLLLLQFIDEEGQLLPEYEVAGDQVGAGLDEWVLVSRGSAARQIDGSEKRPVDAMVVAIIDTVTLDNNLLYSKKEQYR
- a CDS encoding carbon dioxide-concentrating mechanism protein CcmK; this encodes MAIAVGMIETLGFPAVVEAADAMVKAARVTLVGYEKIGSGRVTVIVRGDVSEVQASVSAGVESVKRVNGGQVLSTHIIARPHENLEYVLPIRYTEAVEQFRESVSGIRPYNRP
- a CDS encoding carbon dioxide-concentrating mechanism protein CcmK; the encoded protein is MPIAVGMIETKGFPAVVEAADAMVKAARVTLVGYEKIGSARVTVIVRGDVSEVQASVSAGVDAAKRVNGGEVLSTHIIARPHENLEYVLPIRYSEEVEQFRM
- a CDS encoding ABC1 kinase family protein — protein: MNSSKASPASLRFDDDLTVMDNSVDSLNMESVETVVVDSFAPTSNQLKLARVIASKDSPAGMRYDPIVIDEYYRQQPLKVWGRLLKIILPFMSFGLGLWWDKQTKRLAQNQPRRASQIREILTKLGPAYIKVGQALSTRPDLVPPAYLEELTHLQDQLPPFPNEIAYQYIEEELGDRPEEIYAELTPQPVAAASLGQVYKGKLKTGETVAVKVQRPGLAQAIALDVYILRNLAGWAQKNIKQVRSDLVAIMDEFATRIFEEMDYVNEGHNAERFAKLYGHIPEIYIPHIYWEYTGTRVLTMEWINGTKLTNIPSLQEQGIDAAHLVEVGVQCSLRQLLEHGFFHADPHPGNLLATTDGKLAYLDFGMMSQVKPYQRYGLLEAVVHLVNRDFEGLARDYVKLEFLTPDTDLTPIIPAFADVFGNALGASVAELNFKSITDQLSALMYEYPFRVPAYYALIIRSLVTLEGIAINIDPNFKVLSKAYPYVARRLLTDPSPDLRASLQDLLFKNGSFRWNRLENLLKNASNSDGFDINQVLNQTLEFLLSERGAFIRYQLADEIIKSVDTFGQSTLHNLTYYFQKGVGLSTNQKPLATEKSQTLIHIKQIWQILQETPGFDALAFLPKIPQLLLKPETQNLGKQIAGGLAQRVAARLIRELLLQETPQEATQNGHKPSSARRLALSPVNR
- a CDS encoding NAD(P)H-quinone oxidoreductase subunit F, with translation MTEFLTHVSWWVPLYGLVGAVLTLPWSTGIVRRTGPRPAAYFNVLMTVLALIHGSIVFRAIWNQDSQELMFNWLQVADLNLSFAVDISGVSVGAMELITGLSLLAQIFALGYMEKDWALARFFGLMGFFEGAMSGLVISNSLFLTYGLLELLTLSTYLFVGFWYAQPLVVTAARDAFLTKRVGDVLLLMGVVALASLAGSLNFNDLYEWAETANLPPLTANLLGLALIAGPIGKCAQFPLHLWLDEAMEGPNPASILRNSVVVSCGAYVLIKLQPILNISPLALTTLVVIGTMTAIGASLVAIAQIDIKRALSHSTSAFLGLVFIAVGMQWTDFALLVLFTHAFAKALLFMSVGSIIATTSNQNLTEMGGLWSKMPATTIAFVVGSAGLIGLTPLGSFWALERGLDTFWTSQSWIVAVILLFNCLTAINLTRVFRLAFLGKPQPKTRRAPEVPWTMAVPMVTLTITTLLVPLMMQSLSLLPDWNYINRTAVVLLMLSGLVGTVLGAVLELRRTWSRPMQRSLRFVQDLLAYDFYIDRLYRVSVVLVVQQLSKFNSWLDQYVVDGAVNLVGLATIFSGQGLKYIGSGQSQFYIVTILLGISLLTAIFSWPFLQALGFDPFAF
- a CDS encoding iron uptake porin, whose product is MQKFCRHAWFSSLAILVFQFIFLEVAIAKEDEQNIEAFSDTNQSFVQAANNVKSDQKPLINSNSADGLTDQAQAGKDEVLPNNNGLEQINSVSELSDVQPTDWAYQALRSLIERYQCISVSGDRRFRGNEALTRYEFASGLNSCLNKITQLIGVAKPDSVPQQDLATIKKLQDDFATELRSLTTRIGSLEARTAELGTNQFSTTTKLNGLAVFTLTGATVGDSVKAEGSSALPPFILRDSNNKPIVRKIDNGSTTFSNLLWLSLNTSFTGKDVLVTTLAAGNGNSPANQFVSAGLFNSVGSPFFEQTSGPNTGQTDVVIRELFYTFPVNESVRLTVGPRVNSVYHFDFNRFTIPINGTSSFNSPASTFVSSTIRGAGAVVEWNINKQLELHAGYLAESLEFLPGPRPAADPSKGLFNGTHTITAELTFKPTQTANIRLLYQRSHLNPIFGLIASKPIIGIADDGFGEAVNDATADTFGVNFDWLINRRFGIFGRYYYSTTEIDPVKPGRLSGDINAQNIQAGLAFPDLGKQGALGTLSFVIPFDVKSGRQFLASGAGNGGTQYEIEANYFYPLARNIALVPSLYVIGNINNFDDNPTVFVGSMRTQLNF